A genome region from Nycticebus coucang isolate mNycCou1 chromosome 22, mNycCou1.pri, whole genome shotgun sequence includes the following:
- the AADACL3 gene encoding arylacetamide deacetylase-like 3 isoform X2, producing the protein MREGVWPQSPSGEAWCTEDSRCKGPGAPTVTEGQQDLLKQNWGGQIFEKLRICSMPQFVRFIHNLRPLKKDPDVVVTDLRFGTIPVKLYQPKSSICTPRPGIIYFHGGGTMMGSLKTHHGICCLLSKKSDSVVLAVGYRLLPKFKFPVPLRDCTVATIHFLKSLKAYGVDPARVVVCGDSVGGGVAAVICQQLVDHPELPRIRAQILICAFLQSIDFQLPSCQQNSEVPLLQWNTLFYCISCFLDFSPSWEDTIRKNAHLPASVWEKYRKWLGPENIPERFKKTGYRAVPPAPLNEDAYLETNIILDSKCSPLIAEDHIISRLPEACIVSCEYDAIRDHSLLYKKRLEDLGVPVTWCHLEDGFHGVLNTIDLGWLYFPSSMRIMNVLVHFIKGL; encoded by the exons ATGAGGGAGGGAGTCTGGCCCCAGTCCCCATCTGGGGAGGCATGGTGCACAGAGGACAGcagatgcaaaggccctggggcccCCACGGTGACTGAAGGACAGCAAGACTTGCTGAAGCAGAATTGGGGG GGGCAAATATTTGAGAAGCTGCGAATCTGTTCCATGCCCCAGTTTGTccgtttcatacacaatctgaggCCACTGAAGAAGGACCCGGATGTCGTGGTCACAGATCTCCGCTTTGGGACCATCCCCGTGAAGCTGTACCAGCCCAAGTCCTCCATCTGCACCCCCAGGCCTGGCATTATTTACTTCCACGGGGGCGGGACCATGATGGGGAGCCTGA AAACCCACCATGGCATATGCTGTCTTTTGTCCAAGAAGAGTGACTCTGTGGTTTTGGCAGTGGG ATACCGCCTGTTACCCAAGTTCAAGTTCCCAGTGCCTCTAAGAGACTGCACCGTGGCCACTATCCACTTCCTGAAGTCCCTGAAGGCGTATGGGGTGGATCCAGCGCGTGTTGTGGTCTGTGGCGACAGTGTGGGAGGCGGAGTGGCAGCGGTGATTTGTCAGCAACTCGTGGACCATCCAGAGCTGCCCCGGATTCGTGCCCAGATTCTGATCTGTGCTTTCCTCCAATCCATAGACTTCCAGCTCCCTTCCTGCCAGCAGAACTCTGAGGTCCCGCTCCTCCAATGGAATACTCTCTTCTACTGCATTTCTTGTTTCCTGGATTTCAGCCCTTCCTGGGAAGATACCATCAGGAAAAATGCTCATTTGCCTGCCAGTGTCTGGGAAAAATATCGCAAGTGGTTGGGACCAGAAAACATTCCAGAGCGGTTTAAGAAGACAGGATACAGGGCAGTGCCCCCCGCACCCCTCAATGAAGATGCTTACCTGGAGACCAATATTATTCTGGATTCAAAGTGCTCGCCCCTGATTGCAGAAGATCACATCATATCCCGGCTCCCAGAAGCTTGCATCGTGAGCTGTGAATATGACGCCATCCGTGACCATTCGCTGTTGTACAAGAAGAGGCTGGAAGACCTGGGTGTGCCTGTGACCTGGTGCCACCTGGAGGATGGTTTTCACGGAGTGCTCAACACCATTGACTTGGGCTGGTTGTATTTCCCCAGCTCCATGAGGATTATGAATGTGCTAGTCCATTTTATAAAGGGGTTGTGA
- the AADACL3 gene encoding arylacetamide deacetylase-like 3 isoform X3 encodes MERWEGRWRHISGRNYWLQTMCSRASEEHSFLSASSELETACYQPPCETAGPPLYFSAVGDMETHHGICCLLSKKSDSVVLAVGYRLLPKFKFPVPLRDCTVATIHFLKSLKAYGVDPARVVVCGDSVGGGVAAVICQQLVDHPELPRIRAQILICAFLQSIDFQLPSCQQNSEVPLLQWNTLFYCISCFLDFSPSWEDTIRKNAHLPASVWEKYRKWLGPENIPERFKKTGYRAVPPAPLNEDAYLETNIILDSKCSPLIAEDHIISRLPEACIVSCEYDAIRDHSLLYKKRLEDLGVPVTWCHLEDGFHGVLNTIDLGWLYFPSSMRIMNVLVHFIKGL; translated from the exons ATGGAGAGGTGGGAGGGCAGGTGGCGACACATAAGTGGAAGAAACTACTGGCTGCAAACCATGTGCTCACGAGCCTCTGAGGAGCACAGCTTCCTCTCGGCCTCCTCTGAGTTAGAAACAGCATG CTATCAGCCACCCTGTGAAACTGCGGGTCCTCCACTGTATTTTTCTGCTGTTGGTGACATGG AAACCCACCATGGCATATGCTGTCTTTTGTCCAAGAAGAGTGACTCTGTGGTTTTGGCAGTGGG ATACCGCCTGTTACCCAAGTTCAAGTTCCCAGTGCCTCTAAGAGACTGCACCGTGGCCACTATCCACTTCCTGAAGTCCCTGAAGGCGTATGGGGTGGATCCAGCGCGTGTTGTGGTCTGTGGCGACAGTGTGGGAGGCGGAGTGGCAGCGGTGATTTGTCAGCAACTCGTGGACCATCCAGAGCTGCCCCGGATTCGTGCCCAGATTCTGATCTGTGCTTTCCTCCAATCCATAGACTTCCAGCTCCCTTCCTGCCAGCAGAACTCTGAGGTCCCGCTCCTCCAATGGAATACTCTCTTCTACTGCATTTCTTGTTTCCTGGATTTCAGCCCTTCCTGGGAAGATACCATCAGGAAAAATGCTCATTTGCCTGCCAGTGTCTGGGAAAAATATCGCAAGTGGTTGGGACCAGAAAACATTCCAGAGCGGTTTAAGAAGACAGGATACAGGGCAGTGCCCCCCGCACCCCTCAATGAAGATGCTTACCTGGAGACCAATATTATTCTGGATTCAAAGTGCTCGCCCCTGATTGCAGAAGATCACATCATATCCCGGCTCCCAGAAGCTTGCATCGTGAGCTGTGAATATGACGCCATCCGTGACCATTCGCTGTTGTACAAGAAGAGGCTGGAAGACCTGGGTGTGCCTGTGACCTGGTGCCACCTGGAGGATGGTTTTCACGGAGTGCTCAACACCATTGACTTGGGCTGGTTGTATTTCCCCAGCTCCATGAGGATTATGAATGTGCTAGTCCATTTTATAAAGGGGTTGTGA
- the AADACL3 gene encoding arylacetamide deacetylase-like 3 isoform X1: MVILGLALLSAAACIFSLGVGLWVICTHFLTANIPAAISHPVKLRVLHCIFLLLVTWGQIFEKLRICSMPQFVRFIHNLRPLKKDPDVVVTDLRFGTIPVKLYQPKSSICTPRPGIIYFHGGGTMMGSLKTHHGICCLLSKKSDSVVLAVGYRLLPKFKFPVPLRDCTVATIHFLKSLKAYGVDPARVVVCGDSVGGGVAAVICQQLVDHPELPRIRAQILICAFLQSIDFQLPSCQQNSEVPLLQWNTLFYCISCFLDFSPSWEDTIRKNAHLPASVWEKYRKWLGPENIPERFKKTGYRAVPPAPLNEDAYLETNIILDSKCSPLIAEDHIISRLPEACIVSCEYDAIRDHSLLYKKRLEDLGVPVTWCHLEDGFHGVLNTIDLGWLYFPSSMRIMNVLVHFIKGL, translated from the exons ATGGTAATCCTGGGCCTGGCTCTCCTCTCCGCTGCGGCCTGCATTTTCTCATTGGGGGTCGGGCTGTGGGTAATCTGCACCCATTTTCTCACTGCAAACATCCCTGCAGCTATCAGCCACCCTGTGAAACTGCGGGTCCTCCACTGTATTTTTCTGCTGTTGGTGACATGG GGGCAAATATTTGAGAAGCTGCGAATCTGTTCCATGCCCCAGTTTGTccgtttcatacacaatctgaggCCACTGAAGAAGGACCCGGATGTCGTGGTCACAGATCTCCGCTTTGGGACCATCCCCGTGAAGCTGTACCAGCCCAAGTCCTCCATCTGCACCCCCAGGCCTGGCATTATTTACTTCCACGGGGGCGGGACCATGATGGGGAGCCTGA AAACCCACCATGGCATATGCTGTCTTTTGTCCAAGAAGAGTGACTCTGTGGTTTTGGCAGTGGG ATACCGCCTGTTACCCAAGTTCAAGTTCCCAGTGCCTCTAAGAGACTGCACCGTGGCCACTATCCACTTCCTGAAGTCCCTGAAGGCGTATGGGGTGGATCCAGCGCGTGTTGTGGTCTGTGGCGACAGTGTGGGAGGCGGAGTGGCAGCGGTGATTTGTCAGCAACTCGTGGACCATCCAGAGCTGCCCCGGATTCGTGCCCAGATTCTGATCTGTGCTTTCCTCCAATCCATAGACTTCCAGCTCCCTTCCTGCCAGCAGAACTCTGAGGTCCCGCTCCTCCAATGGAATACTCTCTTCTACTGCATTTCTTGTTTCCTGGATTTCAGCCCTTCCTGGGAAGATACCATCAGGAAAAATGCTCATTTGCCTGCCAGTGTCTGGGAAAAATATCGCAAGTGGTTGGGACCAGAAAACATTCCAGAGCGGTTTAAGAAGACAGGATACAGGGCAGTGCCCCCCGCACCCCTCAATGAAGATGCTTACCTGGAGACCAATATTATTCTGGATTCAAAGTGCTCGCCCCTGATTGCAGAAGATCACATCATATCCCGGCTCCCAGAAGCTTGCATCGTGAGCTGTGAATATGACGCCATCCGTGACCATTCGCTGTTGTACAAGAAGAGGCTGGAAGACCTGGGTGTGCCTGTGACCTGGTGCCACCTGGAGGATGGTTTTCACGGAGTGCTCAACACCATTGACTTGGGCTGGTTGTATTTCCCCAGCTCCATGAGGATTATGAATGTGCTAGTCCATTTTATAAAGGGGTTGTGA
- the AADACL3 gene encoding arylacetamide deacetylase-like 3 isoform X4, with amino-acid sequence MPQFVRFIHNLRPLKKDPDVVVTDLRFGTIPVKLYQPKSSICTPRPGIIYFHGGGTMMGSLKTHHGICCLLSKKSDSVVLAVGYRLLPKFKFPVPLRDCTVATIHFLKSLKAYGVDPARVVVCGDSVGGGVAAVICQQLVDHPELPRIRAQILICAFLQSIDFQLPSCQQNSEVPLLQWNTLFYCISCFLDFSPSWEDTIRKNAHLPASVWEKYRKWLGPENIPERFKKTGYRAVPPAPLNEDAYLETNIILDSKCSPLIAEDHIISRLPEACIVSCEYDAIRDHSLLYKKRLEDLGVPVTWCHLEDGFHGVLNTIDLGWLYFPSSMRIMNVLVHFIKGL; translated from the exons ATGCCCCAGTTTGTccgtttcatacacaatctgaggCCACTGAAGAAGGACCCGGATGTCGTGGTCACAGATCTCCGCTTTGGGACCATCCCCGTGAAGCTGTACCAGCCCAAGTCCTCCATCTGCACCCCCAGGCCTGGCATTATTTACTTCCACGGGGGCGGGACCATGATGGGGAGCCTGA AAACCCACCATGGCATATGCTGTCTTTTGTCCAAGAAGAGTGACTCTGTGGTTTTGGCAGTGGG ATACCGCCTGTTACCCAAGTTCAAGTTCCCAGTGCCTCTAAGAGACTGCACCGTGGCCACTATCCACTTCCTGAAGTCCCTGAAGGCGTATGGGGTGGATCCAGCGCGTGTTGTGGTCTGTGGCGACAGTGTGGGAGGCGGAGTGGCAGCGGTGATTTGTCAGCAACTCGTGGACCATCCAGAGCTGCCCCGGATTCGTGCCCAGATTCTGATCTGTGCTTTCCTCCAATCCATAGACTTCCAGCTCCCTTCCTGCCAGCAGAACTCTGAGGTCCCGCTCCTCCAATGGAATACTCTCTTCTACTGCATTTCTTGTTTCCTGGATTTCAGCCCTTCCTGGGAAGATACCATCAGGAAAAATGCTCATTTGCCTGCCAGTGTCTGGGAAAAATATCGCAAGTGGTTGGGACCAGAAAACATTCCAGAGCGGTTTAAGAAGACAGGATACAGGGCAGTGCCCCCCGCACCCCTCAATGAAGATGCTTACCTGGAGACCAATATTATTCTGGATTCAAAGTGCTCGCCCCTGATTGCAGAAGATCACATCATATCCCGGCTCCCAGAAGCTTGCATCGTGAGCTGTGAATATGACGCCATCCGTGACCATTCGCTGTTGTACAAGAAGAGGCTGGAAGACCTGGGTGTGCCTGTGACCTGGTGCCACCTGGAGGATGGTTTTCACGGAGTGCTCAACACCATTGACTTGGGCTGGTTGTATTTCCCCAGCTCCATGAGGATTATGAATGTGCTAGTCCATTTTATAAAGGGGTTGTGA